A single window of Anomaloglossus baeobatrachus isolate aAnoBae1 chromosome 9, aAnoBae1.hap1, whole genome shotgun sequence DNA harbors:
- the CCDC120 gene encoding coiled-coil domain-containing protein 120 isoform X1, with the protein MSGSGGEWPSAGSHTDAGRSCGAKMEVKGPCGISTSGGALFDASSKQRAQLISDLGEKQRDLQESLRQKVHELRRLCLQEAELTGQVPPEYPLEYGERPPIVTRRQKAFRVSAATVTRAEEVQLERLERDFALQLQMSEAARKLSLAAEQSAELTLEQRRKRRLVYLDALRRLQELEEQSNNLRRKLGMRPTHRVPHSLLDESYQSECSSLSESASHDDVLSATMRPSPPRLTEHSRAVSSSPERRVGWKASPVELYCEVHNRRNSMASAASPTRSFPRSLSSLEGRSVPATPILSRNACSSSALRSDSSGLSQRQWTGSQDSQVGFPCDRPNVHSTRSRRSNSSEALIERPPPTETQGKPSFKSSEALSERPQPGTTVSSHHQQRGARSPDPRTPNANPRLPYEDILLDYYMERQQQQPRGWVEPDGHWWVEPEAPWWADPDCSSSHYSRRDGYYEGYPGSPALRSRAETQQRRNVARNKSCGPHLTDTSHFQQPWHADGFQQRPAAQVSHPGPRSRSQPRAPPPETMERNVHKALALEGLRDWYLRNSAAPGGVQRGPIPAHMQYPRYYRPGYHDGHYQAGSPLPHSISFTGAPMHGRHFSEYGDEDLYSPSSVAPRTQGQRSAEGTPPGTLV; encoded by the exons ATGTCAG GTTCGGGAGGTGAATGGCCGTCTGCCGGATCACACACG GACGCTGGTAGGAGCTGCGGAGCCAAGATGGAGGTGAAGGGTCCCTGCGGCATCTCCACGTCAG GTGGGGCCCTTTTTGACGCCTCCTCTAAGCAGAGGGCCCAACTGATCTCCGACCTGGGAGAGAAGCAGCGAGATCTCCAGGAGTCCCTGCGGCAGAAGGTCCACGAGCTGCGCAGGCTGTGCCTGCAGGAGGCG GAGCTGACGGGGCAGGTCCCCCCAGAGTACCCCCTGGAGTACGGCGAGAGACCCCCAATCGTCACGAGGCGGCAGAAGGCGTTTCGAGTGAGTGCTGCTACTGTAACCAGAGCGGAG GAGGTCCAGCTGGAGCGCTTGGAGAGGGACTTTGCTCTGCAGCTGCAGATGTCGGAGGCGGCCCGGAAGCTGAGCCTGGCAGCGGAGCAGAGCGCGGAGCTGACGTTGGAGCAGCGCAGGAAGCGGCGGCTGGTGTATCTGGATGCGCTACGTCGACTGCAGGAGTTGGAGGAGCAGAGCAACAACCTGCGCAGGAAGCTGGGCATGAGACCCACGCACCGGGTGCCGCACAGCCTGCTGG ATGAATCGTACCAATCCGAATGCAGCTCGTTATCAGAGAGCGCCAGCCATG ATGACGTCCTATCGGCCACTATGCGTCCGTCTCCCCCACGATTGACTGAACACTCCCGGGCCGTCTCCAGCAGTCCGGAGAGAAGAGTCGGGTGGAAAGCGTCACCAGTGGAGCTGTACTGCGAGGTCCACAACCGGCGCAACTCCATGGCGAGCGCAGCAAG CCCCACTAGGTCGTTCCCTCGGAGTCTGTCCAGTCTGGAGGGCCGGAGTGTCCCCGCTACCCCCATCCTGAGCCGTAATGCCTGCAGCAGCTCTGCCCTGAG GTCGGACAGCTCCGGGCTATCGCAGAGACAGTGGACTGGGAGCCAGGACTCTCAGGTGGGCTTCCCCTGCGATCGTCCGAACGTCCATTCCACCCGGAGCCGTCGCAGTAACAGCTCGGAAGCTTTGATCGAGAGACCACCTCCTACCGAGACCCAGGGAAAACCGTCCTTCAAGAGTTCGGAGGCTCTAAGTGAGCGCCCACAGCCTGGCACGACGGTGTCCTCGCACCACCAGCAACGGGGGGCAAGATCTCCGGATCCCCGGACGCCCAACGCCAATCCTCGGCTGCCCTACGAAGATATCTTGCTGGATTATTACATGGAACGGCAGCAGCAACAGCCGCGAGGATGGGTGGAACCCGACGGGCACTGGTGGGTAGAGCCCGAAGCTCCGTGGTGGGCCGATCCTGACTGCAGCAGCAGCCATTATTCGCGGCGGGATGGTTATTATGAGGGGTATCCTGGAAGTCCGGCCCTGAGGAGCCGCGCCGAAACCCAACAGCGCAGGAATGTGGCCCGCAACAAGTCTTGTGGCCCCCATTTGACTGACACCTCCCACTTCCAGCAGCCTTGGCACGCTGATGGCTTCCAACAACGCCCCGCTGCTCAGGTTTCCCATCCGGGTCCACGTTCTCGGAGCCAACCGCGCGCTCCGCCACCGGAGACGATGGAGAGGAACGTGCATAAAGCTTTGGCACTGGAGGGACTTCGGGACTGGTACCTTCGCAATTCAGCGGCACCGGGCGGAGTGCAGAGGGGCCCCATCCCTGCCCACATGCAATACCCCAGATACTACCGGCCCGGCTACCACGACGGACACTACCAGGCGGGGTCCCCTCTTCCGCACTCAATCAGTTTCACAGGGGCCCCAATGCATGGCAG ACACTTTTCAGAGTACGGTGATGAGGATCTGTACAGCCCGTCCTCCGTGGCCCCCCGGACGCAGGGGCAGCGGTCGGCGGAGGGTACGCCGCCCGGGACTTTAGTCTGA
- the CCDC120 gene encoding coiled-coil domain-containing protein 120 isoform X2: MEVKGPCGISTSGGALFDASSKQRAQLISDLGEKQRDLQESLRQKVHELRRLCLQEAELTGQVPPEYPLEYGERPPIVTRRQKAFRVSAATVTRAEEVQLERLERDFALQLQMSEAARKLSLAAEQSAELTLEQRRKRRLVYLDALRRLQELEEQSNNLRRKLGMRPTHRVPHSLLDESYQSECSSLSESASHDDVLSATMRPSPPRLTEHSRAVSSSPERRVGWKASPVELYCEVHNRRNSMASAASPTRSFPRSLSSLEGRSVPATPILSRNACSSSALRSDSSGLSQRQWTGSQDSQVGFPCDRPNVHSTRSRRSNSSEALIERPPPTETQGKPSFKSSEALSERPQPGTTVSSHHQQRGARSPDPRTPNANPRLPYEDILLDYYMERQQQQPRGWVEPDGHWWVEPEAPWWADPDCSSSHYSRRDGYYEGYPGSPALRSRAETQQRRNVARNKSCGPHLTDTSHFQQPWHADGFQQRPAAQVSHPGPRSRSQPRAPPPETMERNVHKALALEGLRDWYLRNSAAPGGVQRGPIPAHMQYPRYYRPGYHDGHYQAGSPLPHSISFTGAPMHGRHFSEYGDEDLYSPSSVAPRTQGQRSAEGTPPGTLV; this comes from the exons ATGGAGGTGAAGGGTCCCTGCGGCATCTCCACGTCAG GTGGGGCCCTTTTTGACGCCTCCTCTAAGCAGAGGGCCCAACTGATCTCCGACCTGGGAGAGAAGCAGCGAGATCTCCAGGAGTCCCTGCGGCAGAAGGTCCACGAGCTGCGCAGGCTGTGCCTGCAGGAGGCG GAGCTGACGGGGCAGGTCCCCCCAGAGTACCCCCTGGAGTACGGCGAGAGACCCCCAATCGTCACGAGGCGGCAGAAGGCGTTTCGAGTGAGTGCTGCTACTGTAACCAGAGCGGAG GAGGTCCAGCTGGAGCGCTTGGAGAGGGACTTTGCTCTGCAGCTGCAGATGTCGGAGGCGGCCCGGAAGCTGAGCCTGGCAGCGGAGCAGAGCGCGGAGCTGACGTTGGAGCAGCGCAGGAAGCGGCGGCTGGTGTATCTGGATGCGCTACGTCGACTGCAGGAGTTGGAGGAGCAGAGCAACAACCTGCGCAGGAAGCTGGGCATGAGACCCACGCACCGGGTGCCGCACAGCCTGCTGG ATGAATCGTACCAATCCGAATGCAGCTCGTTATCAGAGAGCGCCAGCCATG ATGACGTCCTATCGGCCACTATGCGTCCGTCTCCCCCACGATTGACTGAACACTCCCGGGCCGTCTCCAGCAGTCCGGAGAGAAGAGTCGGGTGGAAAGCGTCACCAGTGGAGCTGTACTGCGAGGTCCACAACCGGCGCAACTCCATGGCGAGCGCAGCAAG CCCCACTAGGTCGTTCCCTCGGAGTCTGTCCAGTCTGGAGGGCCGGAGTGTCCCCGCTACCCCCATCCTGAGCCGTAATGCCTGCAGCAGCTCTGCCCTGAG GTCGGACAGCTCCGGGCTATCGCAGAGACAGTGGACTGGGAGCCAGGACTCTCAGGTGGGCTTCCCCTGCGATCGTCCGAACGTCCATTCCACCCGGAGCCGTCGCAGTAACAGCTCGGAAGCTTTGATCGAGAGACCACCTCCTACCGAGACCCAGGGAAAACCGTCCTTCAAGAGTTCGGAGGCTCTAAGTGAGCGCCCACAGCCTGGCACGACGGTGTCCTCGCACCACCAGCAACGGGGGGCAAGATCTCCGGATCCCCGGACGCCCAACGCCAATCCTCGGCTGCCCTACGAAGATATCTTGCTGGATTATTACATGGAACGGCAGCAGCAACAGCCGCGAGGATGGGTGGAACCCGACGGGCACTGGTGGGTAGAGCCCGAAGCTCCGTGGTGGGCCGATCCTGACTGCAGCAGCAGCCATTATTCGCGGCGGGATGGTTATTATGAGGGGTATCCTGGAAGTCCGGCCCTGAGGAGCCGCGCCGAAACCCAACAGCGCAGGAATGTGGCCCGCAACAAGTCTTGTGGCCCCCATTTGACTGACACCTCCCACTTCCAGCAGCCTTGGCACGCTGATGGCTTCCAACAACGCCCCGCTGCTCAGGTTTCCCATCCGGGTCCACGTTCTCGGAGCCAACCGCGCGCTCCGCCACCGGAGACGATGGAGAGGAACGTGCATAAAGCTTTGGCACTGGAGGGACTTCGGGACTGGTACCTTCGCAATTCAGCGGCACCGGGCGGAGTGCAGAGGGGCCCCATCCCTGCCCACATGCAATACCCCAGATACTACCGGCCCGGCTACCACGACGGACACTACCAGGCGGGGTCCCCTCTTCCGCACTCAATCAGTTTCACAGGGGCCCCAATGCATGGCAG ACACTTTTCAGAGTACGGTGATGAGGATCTGTACAGCCCGTCCTCCGTGGCCCCCCGGACGCAGGGGCAGCGGTCGGCGGAGGGTACGCCGCCCGGGACTTTAGTCTGA